A window of the Falco rusticolus isolate bFalRus1 chromosome 1, bFalRus1.pri, whole genome shotgun sequence genome harbors these coding sequences:
- the ST3GAL5 gene encoding lactosylceramide alpha-2,3-sialyltransferase isoform X1: MRRRGARTEPGAAMLSDSNLVKLKSDFSPPVQWYKVAACEDEKTKLVFKRLLALFVVGGCFLYILKLHFGPEECDRTKMPYVDLDRVRRAQQYASAALQEQCRPSYVKKEMGKLFAEKYSMDISPFVRKNINEDEALFKYEPPFGFHKFFDKLKNLLELLPEHDLPEDLKSKHCKRCVVVGSGGILHGSELGHLLNQFDIVIRLNDAPVQGYTDHVGNKTTIRMTYPEGAPLSEHEYPPASLFVAVLFKSVDFNWLQAMLKNETLPLWVRLFFWKEVAEKIPFTSKQFRILNPVIIKETALDILQFPEPRSKFWGWDKNVPTIGVTAVVLATHLCDEVSLAGFGYDLDQPSTPLHYYNNLCMAAMNGQTMHNVTSETKFLHKLIKEKVVKDLTGGIHCEFCNKDS, translated from the exons aTGCGGAGGCGAGGCGCTCGGACCGAGCCCGGCGCAG caatgCTGAGTGACAGTAACCTTGTGAAACTGAAAAGTGATTTTTCGCCTCCTGTGCAATGGTATAAGGTGGCTGCCTGTGAAGATGAGAAGACCAAGCTGGTTTTTAAAAG ACTTCTTGCACTGTTTGTGGTTGGAGGCTGCTTTCTTTATATCCTCAAATTACATTTTGGCCCTGAAGAATGTGACAGAACAAAAATGCCGTATGTGGACCTCGATCGTGTAAGG agAGCACAACAGTATGCCAGTGCTGCATTGCAGGAACAGTGCCGACCTTCTTACgtgaagaaagaaatggggaaGTTATTTGCAGAGAAATATAGCATGGACATATCTCcctttgtaagaaaaaatataaatgaagatgaagctttatttaaatatgaacCTCCTTTTGGATTTCACAAGTTCTTTGATAAGCTTAAAAATCTCCTTGAACTTTTACCTGAGCATGATTTACCAGAAGATCTGAAGTCAAAACACTGTAAGCGTTGTGTTGTTGTTGGCAGTGGTGGAATTCTTCATGGATCAGAGCTGGGTCACTTACTGAATCAGTTTGATATTGTTATAAG gttAAATGATGCACCAGTTCAAGGATACACAGATCACGTTGGTAACAAAACGACTATACGGATGACTTACCCAGAAGGAGCCCCCCTTTCAGAACATGAGTATCCTCCTGCTAGCTTGTTCGtggctgttttgtttaaaagtgttGATTTCAATTGGCTTCAAGCAATGCTAAAAAATGAAACCTTG cCCCTGTGGGTGCGACTCTTCTTTTGGAAGGAGGTTGCTGAGAAAATTCCTTTTACATCAAAGCAGTTTCGGATTCTGAATCCAGTCATCATCAAAGAGACAGCTTTGGACATTTTACAGTTCCCTGAACCTCGGTCAAAATTCTGGGGTTGGGATAAG AATGTACCTACAATTGGGGTCACAGCAGTTGTTCTGGCCACGCATTTATGTGATGAAGTGAGCTTAGCAGGATTTGGATATGACCTTGATCAGCCCAGCACACCTTTGCACTATTACAACAACCTCTGCATGGCTGCCATGAATGGACAAACTATGCACAATGTGACAAGTGAAACAAAATTCCTGCACAAACTGATCAAAGAAAAAGTTGTCAAAGACCTCACTGGTGGGATACATTGTGAATTCTGCAACAAAGACAGCTAG
- the ST3GAL5 gene encoding lactosylceramide alpha-2,3-sialyltransferase isoform X2, with product MRRRGARTEPGAAMLSDSNLVKLKSDFSPPVQWYKVAACEDEKTKLVFKRLLALFVVGGCFLYILKLHFGPEECDRTKMPYVDLDRRAQQYASAALQEQCRPSYVKKEMGKLFAEKYSMDISPFVRKNINEDEALFKYEPPFGFHKFFDKLKNLLELLPEHDLPEDLKSKHCKRCVVVGSGGILHGSELGHLLNQFDIVIRLNDAPVQGYTDHVGNKTTIRMTYPEGAPLSEHEYPPASLFVAVLFKSVDFNWLQAMLKNETLPLWVRLFFWKEVAEKIPFTSKQFRILNPVIIKETALDILQFPEPRSKFWGWDKNVPTIGVTAVVLATHLCDEVSLAGFGYDLDQPSTPLHYYNNLCMAAMNGQTMHNVTSETKFLHKLIKEKVVKDLTGGIHCEFCNKDS from the exons aTGCGGAGGCGAGGCGCTCGGACCGAGCCCGGCGCAG caatgCTGAGTGACAGTAACCTTGTGAAACTGAAAAGTGATTTTTCGCCTCCTGTGCAATGGTATAAGGTGGCTGCCTGTGAAGATGAGAAGACCAAGCTGGTTTTTAAAAG ACTTCTTGCACTGTTTGTGGTTGGAGGCTGCTTTCTTTATATCCTCAAATTACATTTTGGCCCTGAAGAATGTGACAGAACAAAAATGCCGTATGTGGACCTCGATCGT agAGCACAACAGTATGCCAGTGCTGCATTGCAGGAACAGTGCCGACCTTCTTACgtgaagaaagaaatggggaaGTTATTTGCAGAGAAATATAGCATGGACATATCTCcctttgtaagaaaaaatataaatgaagatgaagctttatttaaatatgaacCTCCTTTTGGATTTCACAAGTTCTTTGATAAGCTTAAAAATCTCCTTGAACTTTTACCTGAGCATGATTTACCAGAAGATCTGAAGTCAAAACACTGTAAGCGTTGTGTTGTTGTTGGCAGTGGTGGAATTCTTCATGGATCAGAGCTGGGTCACTTACTGAATCAGTTTGATATTGTTATAAG gttAAATGATGCACCAGTTCAAGGATACACAGATCACGTTGGTAACAAAACGACTATACGGATGACTTACCCAGAAGGAGCCCCCCTTTCAGAACATGAGTATCCTCCTGCTAGCTTGTTCGtggctgttttgtttaaaagtgttGATTTCAATTGGCTTCAAGCAATGCTAAAAAATGAAACCTTG cCCCTGTGGGTGCGACTCTTCTTTTGGAAGGAGGTTGCTGAGAAAATTCCTTTTACATCAAAGCAGTTTCGGATTCTGAATCCAGTCATCATCAAAGAGACAGCTTTGGACATTTTACAGTTCCCTGAACCTCGGTCAAAATTCTGGGGTTGGGATAAG AATGTACCTACAATTGGGGTCACAGCAGTTGTTCTGGCCACGCATTTATGTGATGAAGTGAGCTTAGCAGGATTTGGATATGACCTTGATCAGCCCAGCACACCTTTGCACTATTACAACAACCTCTGCATGGCTGCCATGAATGGACAAACTATGCACAATGTGACAAGTGAAACAAAATTCCTGCACAAACTGATCAAAGAAAAAGTTGTCAAAGACCTCACTGGTGGGATACATTGTGAATTCTGCAACAAAGACAGCTAG
- the ST3GAL5 gene encoding lactosylceramide alpha-2,3-sialyltransferase isoform X3 — MRRPSWFLKGTRKLLALFVVGGCFLYILKLHFGPEECDRTKMPYVDLDRVRRAQQYASAALQEQCRPSYVKKEMGKLFAEKYSMDISPFVRKNINEDEALFKYEPPFGFHKFFDKLKNLLELLPEHDLPEDLKSKHCKRCVVVGSGGILHGSELGHLLNQFDIVIRLNDAPVQGYTDHVGNKTTIRMTYPEGAPLSEHEYPPASLFVAVLFKSVDFNWLQAMLKNETLPLWVRLFFWKEVAEKIPFTSKQFRILNPVIIKETALDILQFPEPRSKFWGWDKNVPTIGVTAVVLATHLCDEVSLAGFGYDLDQPSTPLHYYNNLCMAAMNGQTMHNVTSETKFLHKLIKEKVVKDLTGGIHCEFCNKDS; from the exons ATGAGAAGACCAAGCTGGTTTTTAAAAGGTACTCGCAA ACTTCTTGCACTGTTTGTGGTTGGAGGCTGCTTTCTTTATATCCTCAAATTACATTTTGGCCCTGAAGAATGTGACAGAACAAAAATGCCGTATGTGGACCTCGATCGTGTAAGG agAGCACAACAGTATGCCAGTGCTGCATTGCAGGAACAGTGCCGACCTTCTTACgtgaagaaagaaatggggaaGTTATTTGCAGAGAAATATAGCATGGACATATCTCcctttgtaagaaaaaatataaatgaagatgaagctttatttaaatatgaacCTCCTTTTGGATTTCACAAGTTCTTTGATAAGCTTAAAAATCTCCTTGAACTTTTACCTGAGCATGATTTACCAGAAGATCTGAAGTCAAAACACTGTAAGCGTTGTGTTGTTGTTGGCAGTGGTGGAATTCTTCATGGATCAGAGCTGGGTCACTTACTGAATCAGTTTGATATTGTTATAAG gttAAATGATGCACCAGTTCAAGGATACACAGATCACGTTGGTAACAAAACGACTATACGGATGACTTACCCAGAAGGAGCCCCCCTTTCAGAACATGAGTATCCTCCTGCTAGCTTGTTCGtggctgttttgtttaaaagtgttGATTTCAATTGGCTTCAAGCAATGCTAAAAAATGAAACCTTG cCCCTGTGGGTGCGACTCTTCTTTTGGAAGGAGGTTGCTGAGAAAATTCCTTTTACATCAAAGCAGTTTCGGATTCTGAATCCAGTCATCATCAAAGAGACAGCTTTGGACATTTTACAGTTCCCTGAACCTCGGTCAAAATTCTGGGGTTGGGATAAG AATGTACCTACAATTGGGGTCACAGCAGTTGTTCTGGCCACGCATTTATGTGATGAAGTGAGCTTAGCAGGATTTGGATATGACCTTGATCAGCCCAGCACACCTTTGCACTATTACAACAACCTCTGCATGGCTGCCATGAATGGACAAACTATGCACAATGTGACAAGTGAAACAAAATTCCTGCACAAACTGATCAAAGAAAAAGTTGTCAAAGACCTCACTGGTGGGATACATTGTGAATTCTGCAACAAAGACAGCTAG